A section of the Sceloporus undulatus isolate JIND9_A2432 ecotype Alabama chromosome 3, SceUnd_v1.1, whole genome shotgun sequence genome encodes:
- the LOC121926757 gene encoding lipase member M-like isoform X1, which translates to MWLLFLVGCTTQGILSSKGLEPPKGTVNPEAYMNISEIIRHRGYHAEEYEVVTPDGYILSISRIPYDRKQLWNVYRKPVVLLQHGFVLEGSNWVTNMHNNSLGFMLADAGCDVWIGNNRGNSWSRKHRNFSAGQEQFSSYSFDEMARYDLPAIISFIVEKTRIPKIHFVGFSQGATQGLIAFSSMPEVAENIRMFHALAPLSTLRNSPSPFVKLLFLPDKIIKSFLGKRDFSLRSEIKRKFITRICSSKIFRKFCSWSLSFLGGSNEKNLNMSRIDVYMSHFPDSTSIQNLLHWGQIYKTGKFRAFDYGSGNQEKYNQTEPPSYDLERMRVPTSVWYGEKDWFADPDNVQALLCRIRNVVFENSLSNWTHFDFLWGLDAPDRLYKPLIELISFHP; encoded by the exons ATGTGGCTACTTTTCCTGGTGGGGTGCACAACCCAAGGAATATTATCTTCCAAAGGACTAGAACCCCCAAAAGGAACTGTGAATCCTGAAGCATACATGAACATA AGTGAGATAATCCGCCATAGAGGGTATCATGCTGAAGAATATGAAGTTGTAACACCTGATGGTTATATCCTTAGTATCAGCAGAATTCCTTATGACAGAAAACAACTCTGGAACGTAT ATAGAAAACCAGTGGTGCTTTTGCAGCATGGCTTTGTTTTGGAGGGAAGCAACTGGGTTACAAATATGCACAACAACAGTCTTGGGTTCATGCTGGCAGATGCTGGGTGTGACGTCTGGATAGGGAACAACAGGGGCAACTCCTGGTCTAGAAAGCACAGAAATTTTTCAGCTGGTCAAGAACAATTTTCCAGTTACAG TTTTGATGAAATGGCCAGATACGACCTTCCAGCAATAATCTCTTTTATTGTGGAAAAAACTCGAATCCCCAAGATTCATTTTGTTGGATTTTCTCAGGGTGCTACTCAAG gCTTGATTGCATTCTCATCTATGCCAGAAGTGGCTGAAAACATAAGAATGTTTCATGCCTTAGCTCCACTGAGTACACTCAGGAATTCCCCAAGCCCTTTTGTGAAGCTGCTGTTCCTGCCAGATAAAATTATAAAG TCTTTCTTGGGCAAGAGAGATTTTTCCCTGAGAagtgaaattaagagaaaattcATCACTCGTATATGCAGCTCTAAAATCTTCAGGAAATTCTGCTCTTGGAGTTTGTCATTTCTTGGTGGATCTAATGAGAAAAACCTAAACATG AGCCGCATTGATGTCTACATGTCTCATTTTCCGGATTCAACATCTATTCAAAATCTACTTCACTGGGGACAG ATATACAAAACAGGAAAATTCAGAGCTTTTGATTATGGGAGTGGAAACCAGGAGAAATACAATCAG aCTGAGCCTCCATCATATGACCTAGAACGTATGAGAGTCCCAACTTCTGTATGGTATGGGGAAAAGGACTGGTTTGCTGATCCTGATAATGTCCAAGCTTTATTGTGTCGCATTCGCAATGTAGTCTTTGAAAATAGCCTATCTAATTGGACTCATTTTGACTTTCTTTGGGGACTTGATGCCCCTGACAGACTTTACAAACCACTTATTGAACTGATCAGCTTTCACCCTTAG
- the LOC121926757 gene encoding lipase member M-like isoform X2, translating into MKISTYFDRKPVVLLQHGFVLEGSNWVTNMHNNSLGFMLADAGCDVWIGNNRGNSWSRKHRNFSAGQEQFSSYSFDEMARYDLPAIISFIVEKTRIPKIHFVGFSQGATQGLIAFSSMPEVAENIRMFHALAPLSTLRNSPSPFVKLLFLPDKIIKSFLGKRDFSLRSEIKRKFITRICSSKIFRKFCSWSLSFLGGSNEKNLNMSRIDVYMSHFPDSTSIQNLLHWGQIYKTGKFRAFDYGSGNQEKYNQTEPPSYDLERMRVPTSVWYGEKDWFADPDNVQALLCRIRNVVFENSLSNWTHFDFLWGLDAPDRLYKPLIELISFHP; encoded by the exons ATGAAAATTTCTACATATTTTG ATAGAAAACCAGTGGTGCTTTTGCAGCATGGCTTTGTTTTGGAGGGAAGCAACTGGGTTACAAATATGCACAACAACAGTCTTGGGTTCATGCTGGCAGATGCTGGGTGTGACGTCTGGATAGGGAACAACAGGGGCAACTCCTGGTCTAGAAAGCACAGAAATTTTTCAGCTGGTCAAGAACAATTTTCCAGTTACAG TTTTGATGAAATGGCCAGATACGACCTTCCAGCAATAATCTCTTTTATTGTGGAAAAAACTCGAATCCCCAAGATTCATTTTGTTGGATTTTCTCAGGGTGCTACTCAAG gCTTGATTGCATTCTCATCTATGCCAGAAGTGGCTGAAAACATAAGAATGTTTCATGCCTTAGCTCCACTGAGTACACTCAGGAATTCCCCAAGCCCTTTTGTGAAGCTGCTGTTCCTGCCAGATAAAATTATAAAG TCTTTCTTGGGCAAGAGAGATTTTTCCCTGAGAagtgaaattaagagaaaattcATCACTCGTATATGCAGCTCTAAAATCTTCAGGAAATTCTGCTCTTGGAGTTTGTCATTTCTTGGTGGATCTAATGAGAAAAACCTAAACATG AGCCGCATTGATGTCTACATGTCTCATTTTCCGGATTCAACATCTATTCAAAATCTACTTCACTGGGGACAG ATATACAAAACAGGAAAATTCAGAGCTTTTGATTATGGGAGTGGAAACCAGGAGAAATACAATCAG aCTGAGCCTCCATCATATGACCTAGAACGTATGAGAGTCCCAACTTCTGTATGGTATGGGGAAAAGGACTGGTTTGCTGATCCTGATAATGTCCAAGCTTTATTGTGTCGCATTCGCAATGTAGTCTTTGAAAATAGCCTATCTAATTGGACTCATTTTGACTTTCTTTGGGGACTTGATGCCCCTGACAGACTTTACAAACCACTTATTGAACTGATCAGCTTTCACCCTTAG